The Humulus lupulus chromosome 4, drHumLupu1.1, whole genome shotgun sequence genome has a window encoding:
- the LOC133830389 gene encoding uncharacterized protein LOC133830389 has product MEKRRLSWNNKWVTTAASIWIQCLVGASYTFGIYSSALKSSQGYNQSTLDTVSVFKDIGANAGILSGLLYDAVTTQRWRSSFLGRWVSGPWVVLATGAAQFFVGYFFMWAAVAGLISRPPVIVMCLFMFFGAHGQTFFNTTNVVTGAHNFSGYSGTIVGIMKGFLGLSGAIQVQFYNILCKDNPSNFLLMLALLPTLVSIVLLAFVRIHEANKGDEKKYLDAFSVVALVIVVYLMIIIILENVLTLSIWSRISVFVLLLLLLSSPLGIAIKAQCEESKLAVETSSTETNPLLEKFYASTSSTSSAHEESSLNYHEELPTSDQGQVKVATDFTLQPYEEEEEMNLLKAMGTINFWLLFLAMFSGMGAGVATINNMNQLGTSFGYTTLEITSFVSLWSIWNFLGRLGAGYLSDFLLHTRGWARPLLIAITQAIMAAGQIFIASGVRGNLYVGSILVGICYGAQWSLMPTICKEIFGIRHMGTIFNTIAIASPVGSYIYSVRIIGYIYDKEASENICTGTHCFMTSFFIMAAVNCVGCLVGLTLFLRTRRFYKLVVLKRLQSSSRQLLQ; this is encoded by the exons ATGGAGAAGAGGCGTCTGAGTTGGAACAACAAGTGGGTGACGACAGCGGCGAGCATATGGATCCAGTGTCTCGTGGGTGCATCGTACACCTTCGGAATCTACTCCTCCGCTCTCAAGTCCAGCCAGGGCTACAACCAATCCACTCTCGACACCGTCTCTGTTTTCAAGGACATCGGTGCTAACGCCGGTATCTTATCCGGTCTCCTGTACGACGCCGTTACGACGCAACGATGGCGTTCGTCGTTCCTCGGCAGGTGGGTGAGTGGGCCTTGGGTTGTCCTGGCGACTGGAGCAGCCCAATTCTTCGTGGGTTACTTCTTCATGTGGGCCGCCGTCGCCGGCCTCATTTCCCGGCCTCCGGTTATCGTCATGTGTTTGTTTATGTTCTTCGGGGCCCACGGCCAAACTTTCTTCAACACCACTAATGTCGTCACTGGGGCCCACAATTTTTCTGGTTATAGTGGTACCATCGTCGGTATAATGAAG GGCTTTCTTGGTCTTAGTGGGGCAATACAGGTTCAATTTTATAACATATTGTGCAAAGACAATCCAAGCAATTTTCTTCTTATGCTTGCCCTTTTGCCCACGTTGGTCTCCATCGTACTATTGGCATTTGTAAGAATACATGAAGCAAATAAAGGAGATGAGAAAAAGTATCTGGATGCTTTCTCTGTGGTTGCTCTGGTCATTGTTGTCTatctcatgataataataatcTTGGAAAATGTCTTAACTCTATCAATTTGGTCACGTATATCTGTCTTTGTACTTCTTCTGCTTCTACTAAGCTCTCCTCTTGGAATAGCAATCAAAGCACAGTGTGAGGAGTCAAAACTAGCTGTGGAAACATCTTCAACCGAGACTAATCCACTACTCGAAAAGTTTTACGCTTCAACATCATCAACGAGCTCAGCTCATGAAGAAAGTTCTTTAAATTATCATGAAGAACTACCTACTTCCGATCAGGGTCAAGTAAAGGTTGCTACAGATTTCACTTTGCAaccttatgaagaagaagaagagatgaacCTTTTGAAAGCAATGGGTACTATTAACTTTTGGTTGTTGTTTTTAGCTATGTTTAGTGGAATGGGTGCTGGTGTGGCCACCATAAACAACATGAATCAATTGGGAACTTCTTTTGGCTATACAACACTAGAGATAACATCTTTTGTCTCTCTATGGAGTATATGGAATTTTCTTGGCCGGCTTGGAGCAGGGTACTTGTCAGATTTTTTGCTCCATACAAGAGGATGGGCAAGGCCATTGCTCATTGCCATCACTCAAGCAATTATGGCTGCTGGACAAATTTTCATTGCCTCCGGTGTTCGGGGAAATCTGTATGTTGGCTCCATCTTGGTGGGGATATGTTATGGTGCACAGTGGTCACTAATGCCAACAATCTGTAAAGAAATATTTGGTATAAGGCACATGGGTACTATTTTTAACACCATTGCCATAGCCAGCCCTGTAGGATCTTACATATATTCTGTAAGAATAATTGGGTATATATATGACAAAGAAGCTTCAGAAAACATTTGTACCGGCACTCATTGCTTCATGACATCTTTTTTCATCATGGCAGCTGTTAATTGTGTTGGGTGTTTGGTTGGTTTAACATTGTTCCTTAGAACGAGAAGGTTCTATAAGTTGGTTGTTCTCAAAAGATTGCAGAGTTCATCAAGACAATTGCTGCAGTGA